A window from Cryobacterium sp. SO1 encodes these proteins:
- a CDS encoding dihydrofolate reductase family protein — protein sequence MVVRVDLNISLDGVAATADQAPENVFGEDWGRLVAPYVATRTFRERVLHEGTGKGTTGVDDRYAQAYFEGVTAEIMGAGMFGLHTFPDKPDWRGWWGEEPPFAYPVLVLTHTLRPSIEFPNGTRFDFRSVTPQEALEEARTLAGDGDIRVGGGVSVARDFLRAGLVDQLHVGITPILLGVGSRLWDGLNGLEGGYEVTSEVAESGVIHVTFRR from the coding sequence ATGGTCGTCCGCGTTGACCTCAACATTTCCCTCGACGGCGTCGCCGCCACCGCCGACCAGGCGCCGGAGAACGTCTTCGGCGAGGACTGGGGTCGCCTGGTCGCCCCCTATGTGGCCACCCGCACCTTTCGGGAGCGGGTGCTGCACGAGGGCACCGGCAAGGGAACCACCGGGGTCGACGACCGCTACGCGCAGGCGTATTTCGAGGGCGTGACCGCCGAGATCATGGGCGCCGGGATGTTCGGCCTGCACACCTTCCCGGACAAACCAGACTGGCGCGGCTGGTGGGGCGAGGAGCCGCCATTCGCGTATCCGGTCCTCGTGCTCACGCACACGCTGCGGCCGTCGATCGAGTTCCCGAACGGCACCCGGTTCGACTTCCGCAGCGTGACCCCGCAGGAAGCACTCGAGGAGGCGCGCACCCTGGCCGGCGACGGCGACATCCGGGTCGGCGGGGGAGTGAGCGTGGCGCGTGACTTCCTCCGCGCAGGCCTCGTCGACCAGCTGCACGTCGGGATCACCCCCATCCTTCTCGGCGTCGGATCGCGCCTCTGGGACGGCCTGAACGGTCTGGAAGGCGGCTACGAGGTGACCTCCGAGGTGGCCGAGAGCGGTGTCATCCACGTCACCTTCCGTCGCTGA
- a CDS encoding carbohydrate ABC transporter permease, producing the protein MILAIGAIITAFPFIWMLTASVKPQRESTDLPPSVLPKEPTFEYYRVLFTELDFGRYLVNTLAVVAIGMVGLLLMAMAGYAFAKFEFRGKRWMFFLVLATMMVPIQVTMIPTYLILNQMKLTNTLIGIALPTLVGGFSIFLFRQFMSTIPSEMLEAARLDGATEWRTFWQIVLPMSKPILAVQVVLTFIAGWNSFLWPLIIASDQKLYTLSVGLSLLNQQLAVNPSLQMAAASVMVVPILVVFVIFQRFVIQGFALSGLK; encoded by the coding sequence GTGATTCTCGCGATCGGGGCCATCATCACGGCCTTCCCGTTCATCTGGATGCTGACGGCATCCGTCAAGCCGCAACGGGAATCCACGGATCTCCCTCCGTCGGTGCTGCCGAAGGAGCCGACCTTCGAGTACTACAGAGTGCTCTTCACGGAGCTGGACTTCGGGCGCTACCTGGTGAACACCCTCGCCGTCGTTGCGATCGGGATGGTCGGCCTGCTTCTGATGGCAATGGCGGGTTACGCGTTCGCGAAGTTTGAGTTTCGGGGTAAGCGCTGGATGTTCTTTCTCGTCCTCGCGACGATGATGGTGCCGATTCAGGTGACGATGATCCCCACCTACCTGATCCTCAACCAGATGAAACTCACGAATACCCTCATCGGTATAGCGCTGCCGACCTTGGTCGGCGGATTCAGCATCTTCCTGTTCCGCCAATTCATGTCGACAATTCCGTCCGAGATGCTCGAGGCCGCACGGCTCGACGGAGCGACCGAGTGGCGCACGTTCTGGCAGATCGTGCTGCCCATGTCGAAGCCGATCCTCGCCGTTCAGGTCGTGCTCACCTTTATCGCCGGCTGGAACAGTTTCCTCTGGCCGCTCATCATTGCCAGCGACCAGAAGCTCTACACACTGTCGGTGGGGCTGTCTCTCCTCAACCAGCAGCTCGCCGTCAACCCATCGCTGCAGATGGCAGCCGCCTCGGTCATGGTCGTACCGATTCTCGTGGTGTTCGTCATCTTCCAACGCTTTGTTATCCAGGGCTTCGCCCTGTCCGGATTGAAATAG
- a CDS encoding glycoside hydrolase family 5 protein yields MESAIVPSPSPVAPPTEFRRRPASFDGLVQARAARLYDGTGHELLLRGVGLGNWMLPEGYMWKFGPGAESPREIEALTTRLLGVDGASRFWDSFHAGYITEADIQKIAESGFDHVRLPINSRLLQDDDGAPLEHGYAMIDRLIAWCRKHRLWVLLDLHGAPGGQTGTNIDDSPNNKPELFMDETYRALTVRLWRDLARTYADETVVLGYDLLNEPLPNEWQDVYAAELAELYIDITAAIREEDPGHLIVYEGSHWATNWSIFTEVWDENSMLQFHKYWSSPDTASIASFLQVRDRLGLPIYMGEGGENTLEWLYTAFRLYESHNIGWNFWPWKKLDTVTSPVSIAAPDGWAAVVAAGSDDSLVVADATRIFDGLLANMSVDVARWNPNIIAALLGEHPVVIPAWGFGVRGAGESYSSASSATIDGIRASDAVNLAWASAGVHPANPFEQTDGRAYTSEEELVVRLQPGDWLEFEVAAVDPATVRVLGAESVTRVEQTDRGIRVVAMAASTISRLEVESST; encoded by the coding sequence ATGGAGTCAGCAATTGTGCCTTCCCCCTCGCCCGTTGCGCCACCCACCGAGTTCCGCCGTCGCCCCGCCTCGTTCGACGGCCTTGTGCAAGCCCGCGCCGCCCGCCTCTATGACGGCACGGGTCATGAGCTGCTGCTGCGCGGCGTTGGGCTCGGAAATTGGATGTTGCCCGAGGGGTATATGTGGAAGTTCGGGCCGGGCGCCGAATCTCCCAGGGAGATCGAGGCGCTGACCACGCGGTTACTGGGAGTAGACGGAGCGAGCCGGTTCTGGGACTCGTTCCATGCCGGTTACATCACCGAAGCGGATATCCAGAAGATCGCCGAGAGCGGCTTCGATCACGTGCGCCTACCGATCAACTCAAGACTCCTTCAGGACGATGACGGTGCCCCGCTCGAACATGGGTACGCGATGATCGACCGATTGATCGCATGGTGTCGCAAACACCGTCTGTGGGTGCTGCTCGATCTGCACGGGGCGCCGGGCGGACAAACCGGCACCAATATCGACGACTCGCCGAACAACAAACCCGAGCTGTTCATGGACGAGACCTACCGCGCTCTCACGGTGCGACTCTGGCGCGACCTTGCCCGCACCTATGCCGACGAGACCGTCGTACTGGGCTACGACCTGCTCAACGAGCCGTTGCCCAACGAATGGCAGGACGTGTACGCGGCGGAACTCGCAGAGCTCTACATAGACATCACCGCGGCCATTAGAGAAGAGGATCCGGGTCATCTGATCGTCTACGAGGGCTCGCACTGGGCGACCAACTGGAGCATCTTCACCGAGGTCTGGGATGAGAATTCGATGCTCCAGTTCCACAAATATTGGTCGTCGCCCGATACTGCCAGCATTGCGTCGTTCTTGCAGGTACGCGACCGGCTCGGGCTGCCGATCTACATGGGGGAAGGGGGTGAGAACACGCTTGAGTGGTTGTATACGGCCTTTCGGTTGTACGAGTCGCATAACATCGGTTGGAACTTCTGGCCATGGAAGAAGCTGGACACAGTCACGTCGCCCGTGTCGATCGCCGCTCCTGACGGGTGGGCCGCCGTTGTCGCCGCCGGCTCGGACGATTCGCTCGTCGTGGCCGATGCCACGAGGATCTTCGACGGACTTCTGGCCAATATGTCGGTGGATGTGGCTCGCTGGAACCCCAACATCATTGCGGCCTTGCTCGGCGAGCATCCCGTCGTGATTCCTGCGTGGGGATTCGGGGTTCGGGGCGCTGGCGAATCGTATTCGTCGGCGTCCTCCGCAACGATCGACGGTATCCGTGCGAGCGACGCCGTCAATTTGGCGTGGGCTTCGGCCGGCGTGCATCCGGCCAACCCGTTTGAACAGACCGATGGTCGGGCGTATACAAGCGAAGAAGAGCTTGTGGTGAGGTTGCAACCGGGCGACTGGCTCGAATTTGAAGTTGCCGCCGTTGATCCCGCAACCGTCCGGGTGCTTGGAGCGGAGAGCGTCACTCGCGTGGAGCAGACCGACCGGGGAATTCGCGTTGTGGCGATGGCCGCCTCGACGATCTCACGACTGGAAGTGGAAAGCTCAACTTGA
- a CDS encoding ROK family protein, with protein MTELIAEGLVLEAGTVASSGGRPTTLIEPNPAGAYLLGADVGERGVAMELFDLSMTRIDIEFRGGHSGEPIEVIGRDLDDALNALRARNPGAWEKMVGLGLGLPGIVETAVSGEQMLYAQSQGWPAIAVTDLVSHDLPIFAENGAKTQAMAEMWNGEARGVAEALVVLMGRGVGLGIVSDGQLAHGSRSSAGEWGHVRIVHGGRLCRCGKHGCVEAYLGADSIFTAWREAGGVFEGSGWRAVGDLLTAADADDPIAVSVVDELVAILGSSLGSLVNLTNPDRVIIGGWVGLRLMETLAPRIEAAIRAEALDRPGAQFALSASKFGGDTVALGAAILPLNAVLNQPRATHLTA; from the coding sequence GTGACGGAGCTCATCGCCGAGGGCCTCGTGCTGGAGGCAGGCACCGTGGCCTCGAGCGGCGGCCGGCCGACGACGCTCATTGAGCCGAATCCCGCGGGCGCTTATCTACTCGGCGCGGATGTCGGCGAACGCGGTGTGGCGATGGAACTTTTCGACCTATCGATGACCCGGATCGACATCGAGTTTCGCGGTGGACACTCCGGTGAGCCGATCGAAGTGATCGGACGGGACCTCGACGACGCACTCAACGCCCTCCGTGCACGCAATCCCGGCGCATGGGAAAAAATGGTCGGACTGGGACTTGGGCTGCCCGGGATCGTGGAGACCGCCGTCTCCGGTGAACAGATGCTGTATGCCCAGAGTCAGGGCTGGCCTGCGATCGCGGTGACCGACCTTGTGTCGCACGACCTCCCGATCTTTGCCGAGAACGGCGCAAAAACCCAAGCGATGGCCGAGATGTGGAACGGTGAAGCGCGCGGCGTCGCAGAGGCGCTCGTCGTGCTGATGGGCCGGGGAGTGGGCCTGGGGATAGTCAGCGACGGGCAGCTCGCCCACGGCTCACGAAGCAGTGCGGGGGAGTGGGGGCACGTCAGGATCGTGCACGGCGGACGCCTCTGCCGATGTGGCAAGCACGGCTGCGTCGAGGCCTATCTGGGCGCCGATTCGATTTTCACAGCGTGGCGTGAAGCCGGGGGAGTTTTCGAGGGAAGCGGCTGGCGAGCGGTGGGAGATCTGCTCACTGCGGCGGACGCCGACGACCCGATCGCCGTGTCGGTCGTGGACGAGCTCGTTGCTATTCTCGGTTCGTCGCTCGGCAGCCTGGTGAACCTCACGAACCCCGATCGAGTGATTATCGGTGGTTGGGTCGGACTGCGCCTGATGGAGACGCTTGCGCCACGTATCGAGGCTGCGATCCGAGCCGAGGCATTGGATCGGCCTGGTGCTCAGTTCGCCCTCTCGGCGAGTAAGTTCGGCGGCGACACCGTAGCTCTCGGCGCTGCGATTCTGCCGCTGAATGCGGTCTTGAATCAGCCTCGCGCAACCCACCTCACAGCGTAA